A single genomic interval of Fusobacterium russii ATCC 25533 harbors:
- a CDS encoding RloB family protein — translation MKRDSRLSKKREDRKKIPFKTGAYLIVTDAEKTERNYFEGIKNSIPEELKNDLQIKIFSNRPLTKIIDFAAEERNKDERFRDVWLVFDRDEVKNFDNLIEEAKNYKMNVGWSNPCFEIWLMAYFKNLENIDNSQSCCSNFERIYIEKTGKSSYKKSEEKIYNILLESGNEEEAIKKARTKYHNSKEEYRVPSKMIGCTTVYKLVEELKRKII, via the coding sequence TTGAAAAGAGATAGTAGATTAAGTAAAAAGCGTGAAGATAGAAAGAAAATACCTTTTAAAACAGGAGCATATCTTATAGTGACAGATGCAGAAAAGACTGAGAGGAACTATTTTGAAGGGATAAAAAATAGTATTCCAGAAGAACTAAAAAATGATTTGCAAATAAAAATATTTTCAAATAGACCTTTAACAAAAATAATTGACTTTGCAGCTGAAGAAAGAAATAAAGATGAGAGATTTAGAGATGTCTGGCTTGTATTTGATAGAGATGAAGTAAAAAATTTTGATAACCTTATAGAAGAAGCTAAAAATTATAAAATGAATGTTGGCTGGTCCAATCCTTGTTTTGAAATTTGGCTAATGGCATATTTTAAAAATCTTGAAAATATAGATAATTCTCAAAGTTGTTGTTCAAATTTCGAGAGAATATATATTGAAAAAACAGGAAAAAGTAGCTATAAAAAATCAGAGGAAAAAATTTATAATATTCTTCTTGAAAGTGGAAACGAAGAAGAAGCAATTAAAAAAGCTAGGACAAAATATCACAATAGTAAAGAGGAATATAGAGTGCCTAGTAAAATGATAGGATGTACTACTGTTTATAAATTAGTTGAGGAGTTAAAAAGAAAAATAATATAA